In uncultured Methanobacterium sp., a genomic segment contains:
- the purE gene encoding 5-(carboxyamino)imidazole ribonucleotide mutase, whose product MEPKVMIILGSASDFKIAEKATAILEKLGIYYDLRVASAHRTHEKVKNIVLTATESGVEVFIGIAGLSAHLPGIMAGITHKPVIGVPVEVKVAGLDALFASVQMPLGAPVATVGIDRGDNAAILAAQIIGIGNADVRERLSSFRKDFYSKIAGDEEKLFLQMKGKYYSKINPNPDKQEEIKLTNENLVGTKNKITTHPGKVRDRTIRPQVAVISGSYSDIKVAKKTTMFLDKLNITYDSSVVSPVRSPDKFENFLKRNKDAQIFIAISGLSAHVTGAVVAYTEKPVIGVPCAIKMGGMDALLSMVNMPPGVPVATMGVDAGGNAALLAAEMLGIGDLLIKRDLLRFKGNINCKR is encoded by the coding sequence ATGGAACCAAAGGTTATGATTATACTAGGTAGTGCTTCAGATTTTAAAATTGCCGAAAAAGCGACTGCAATTCTGGAAAAGCTGGGAATCTACTATGATCTCAGGGTGGCCTCAGCGCACCGTACCCATGAAAAAGTAAAAAATATTGTTTTAACAGCAACAGAAAGTGGAGTGGAAGTTTTTATAGGAATTGCGGGGCTATCTGCTCATCTTCCAGGTATAATGGCAGGTATTACTCATAAACCTGTTATAGGGGTCCCAGTAGAGGTTAAAGTGGCTGGGCTTGATGCTCTTTTCGCCTCAGTTCAGATGCCATTGGGGGCGCCAGTGGCAACTGTAGGTATTGATCGGGGTGATAATGCTGCTATATTGGCCGCTCAGATAATAGGTATTGGAAATGCCGATGTTCGGGAAAGATTATCCTCTTTCCGTAAAGATTTCTATTCAAAAATAGCCGGAGATGAGGAAAAACTTTTCCTCCAGATGAAGGGGAAATACTATTCTAAAATCAACCCTAATCCGGATAAGCAGGAAGAAATAAAATTAACAAATGAAAATTTGGTGGGGACAAAAAATAAGATCACAACCCATCCTGGTAAAGTTAGGGATAGGACTATCCGTCCTCAGGTGGCAGTGATATCTGGAAGTTACAGTGACATAAAGGTGGCTAAAAAGACTACTATGTTCCTGGATAAACTTAACATAACTTATGACTCTTCAGTTGTCTCACCAGTCAGGTCTCCTGATAAATTTGAGAATTTCCTCAAAAGAAATAAAGATGCCCAGATTTTCATTGCCATATCTGGCCTTTCAGCCCATGTAACCGGGGCAGTGGTAGCTTACACTGAAAAACCAGTTATAGGGGTGCCATGTGCAATTAAAATGGGTGGTATGGATGCCCTTTTATCCATGGTTAACATGCCACCGGGAGTTCCAGTAGCCACCATGGGCGTGGACGCAGGGGGTAATGCAGCCCTGCTTGCTGCTGAAATGTTGGGTATAGGTGATTTACTGATAAAAAGAGATTTGCTTAGATTTAAGGGCAATATTAACTGTAAAAGATGA
- the mmp11 gene encoding methanogenesis marker protein 11: protein MEILTPQDLKDKFQDPWVAPYQKVLTMVDGDLVEIVEYHPCISGSQWMIYQYQHSSDIVLNAKRDGNKHTFLVKTGKSNLSLKPSLHAAGIEEVSVEEDEVKVVHAGLAGAGVGAAMCRGMAEGVKRVELQDIGGGSKVGRATVVTPRMEKLVIGIDDTDTKDEGATWTLAHNVGAELAKQGYEYLDHITVQLYPHNPNKTQNCVAIALVFAVKPGEKDGLIQKVVKLLKKDTLSDKTSVAVLQGLKVHPKLRSYSEAAKKSMLTVEEAEKVAEDVGVELVEVTGSQGKIGALAALGMYNDIEEAVKVYY, encoded by the coding sequence ATGGAAATACTCACCCCACAAGACTTAAAGGATAAATTCCAGGACCCATGGGTTGCACCCTACCAGAAAGTCCTCACCATGGTAGATGGTGACTTGGTGGAAATTGTGGAATACCACCCCTGCATCAGCGGATCCCAGTGGATGATCTACCAGTACCAGCACAGCAGTGACATAGTTCTAAACGCTAAAAGAGATGGTAATAAACATACATTCCTGGTGAAAACTGGTAAATCTAATTTAAGCCTTAAACCCAGTTTACACGCTGCGGGAATTGAAGAAGTCTCTGTTGAAGAAGATGAAGTTAAAGTGGTTCATGCTGGCCTGGCTGGTGCAGGTGTGGGGGCAGCTATGTGCAGAGGAATGGCTGAAGGAGTCAAAAGAGTAGAACTTCAGGATATTGGGGGTGGATCCAAGGTGGGAAGGGCTACTGTGGTCACACCCAGAATGGAAAAACTGGTTATTGGTATTGATGATACTGACACCAAAGATGAAGGAGCTACCTGGACCTTAGCTCATAACGTGGGTGCAGAACTTGCTAAACAGGGATATGAGTATTTGGATCACATCACAGTTCAACTTTACCCTCATAACCCCAATAAAACCCAGAACTGTGTTGCCATCGCACTGGTATTTGCGGTGAAACCTGGGGAAAAGGATGGTCTCATCCAGAAGGTAGTTAAATTACTGAAAAAAGACACTCTGTCTGATAAAACTTCTGTTGCTGTTCTTCAAGGTTTAAAGGTTCATCCTAAACTCCGTTCATACTCTGAGGCTGCTAAAAAATCCATGTTAACAGTGGAAGAAGCTGAAAAAGTGGCTGAAGATGTGGGAGTGGAACTGGTGGAGGTCACTGGTTCTCAGGGAAAAATTGGTGCATTGGCTGCTTTGGGAATGTACAATGATATTGAAGAGGCAGTAAAGGTTTATTACTGA
- a CDS encoding UbiD family decarboxylase has translation MKEFLKTLEKDLNTIKIGEEVSINLKVAEFLKKNPKDTIIMENIRESDMKVVSGICNTREKIARALNTDVAGITQRIMGAINNPMPISDCKSVQDSFDVSKPADLSEIPILTYYSRDGGPYITSGVIIAKDPETGVRNASIHRMLVLGKDRLTARIVPRHLYTYHQRAEALDEPLEVAIAIGMHPATLLATTTSVPINVDELEVANNFHQGEMNLIKCETVDLEVPECEILLEGKMLPHERAEEGPFVDLTDTYDVVRMEPVIELDRMHYRHDSMYHAIMPAGFEHKLLQGLPQEPRIFNAVQNTVPTVKNVALTEGGCCWLHAAVSIQKQTQGDGKNVIMAALAAHPSLKHCVVVDEDVDIFDVEDVEYAIATRVKGDEDILIIPGARGSSLDPCAKPDGTTTKIGVDATKPLDKLEKFERVSFSN, from the coding sequence ATGAAAGAATTCTTAAAAACTCTTGAAAAAGACCTTAACACCATTAAAATTGGGGAAGAGGTTTCAATTAACCTTAAAGTGGCTGAATTTCTGAAAAAAAATCCTAAAGATACCATCATAATGGAAAACATCCGTGAATCAGACATGAAAGTCGTGTCTGGGATATGTAACACCCGTGAAAAGATTGCCAGAGCTCTAAACACAGATGTAGCAGGGATTACTCAGAGAATAATGGGGGCAATTAATAATCCTATGCCAATCAGTGATTGTAAAAGTGTGCAAGATAGTTTTGATGTTTCTAAACCAGCTGATCTTTCTGAAATTCCCATATTAACTTATTATTCTCGTGATGGTGGGCCTTACATCACTTCTGGGGTGATAATTGCCAAGGATCCTGAAACTGGCGTTCGTAATGCTTCTATCCACCGCATGCTCGTTCTGGGTAAAGACAGGTTAACTGCCAGGATCGTACCCAGACATCTTTATACTTACCACCAGAGGGCAGAAGCACTTGATGAACCTTTAGAAGTGGCAATTGCCATTGGAATGCATCCTGCCACCCTTTTAGCCACAACAACCTCTGTCCCCATAAACGTGGATGAACTGGAAGTGGCCAACAATTTCCATCAGGGAGAAATGAATCTTATAAAATGTGAAACTGTGGATCTGGAAGTTCCTGAATGTGAAATTCTCTTAGAGGGGAAGATGTTGCCTCATGAAAGAGCGGAAGAAGGACCATTTGTGGACCTGACCGATACCTATGATGTGGTGCGAATGGAACCGGTGATTGAACTGGACCGGATGCATTATCGTCACGATTCAATGTACCATGCTATAATGCCAGCTGGTTTCGAGCATAAACTCCTTCAGGGTCTTCCACAAGAGCCAAGGATTTTCAACGCAGTTCAGAACACTGTACCTACTGTGAAAAATGTAGCTCTCACTGAAGGGGGTTGTTGTTGGCTTCACGCAGCAGTATCCATTCAGAAACAGACTCAAGGGGATGGGAAAAATGTTATAATGGCTGCTCTGGCAGCTCATCCTTCATTAAAGCACTGTGTGGTTGTTGATGAAGATGTTGACATCTTTGATGTTGAAGATGTGGAGTACGCCATTGCTACTCGAGTAAAAGGTGATGAAGACATATTAATCATTCCTGGAGCTCGTGGATCATCCCTGGACCCTTGTGCCAAACCAGATGGAACAACCACCAAGATAGGAGTGGATGCCACCAAACCACTGGACAAACTTGAGAAATTTGAGAGGGTTAGTTTCTCTAATTAG
- the ribH gene encoding 6,7-dimethyl-8-ribityllumazine synthase, giving the protein MVKVRIGAVVAEFNYDITHMMLELAKEHAKFLESEITEVITVPGVFDMPLAIKKLLEQDDIDAVVTLGAVIEGATSHDEIVVQHASRKIADLALEYDKPVGLGITGPGMTRLEAHQRIDYAKRAVEAVVKMTERLK; this is encoded by the coding sequence ATGGTAAAAGTAAGAATCGGTGCAGTAGTTGCAGAATTTAATTATGACATCACTCACATGATGTTAGAACTAGCTAAAGAACACGCTAAATTTTTAGAATCAGAAATAACAGAGGTAATAACTGTTCCTGGTGTTTTTGACATGCCTTTAGCTATAAAAAAACTATTAGAGCAGGATGATATCGATGCAGTGGTTACATTGGGAGCGGTTATCGAGGGTGCCACTTCCCATGATGAAATCGTGGTCCAGCATGCCTCCCGTAAAATCGCGGACCTGGCATTAGAATATGATAAACCTGTGGGGTTAGGAATCACCGGGCCGGGCATGACACGTCTTGAAGCTCATCAGAGGATAGATTATGCCAAACGTGCCGTTGAAGCCGTAGTAAAAATGACTGAACGGCTCAAATAG
- a CDS encoding glycosyltransferase, with product MYWIILLFVLFIASVKPRSSKKPMTVSVILPAYNEEKTVDSVIKTVKALNYVDEIIVVNDGSLDATEQVAKEAGAIVISHTKNRGKGAAIKTGFKNSKGDIVAFIDADLQKLVPKQVDKMIQPILNGEADVTKTKFKREAGRVTELTAKPLLSFFFPEIKFEQPLSGQFAAKRSFLSNIQLEDDYGVDVGIVLDADVMGARVKEVDIGNISHSMSSLYELNIVATEVVRTIVDRANSYGRITMIDTLGRSIRMAVLGLSLITLGFFFVFFIRIRPSYLALYLGTGIIITGIIIAAYYIIKIIRASIKTILRPDGKSRNLKSFFYMHSPLIVSALIMFAVLFTMLGSVHVDEGKISIEPAARNVIFWKQPVENQTIDIRGPYTVDSALENEFTTIRIPQDALNTLELGYGDTIIIGGQSYSLNQTIPGEDSIIRIPYNARTTLGLNVRDVIRDTDLRNYFKDLYAEKAIPLNTSNLTVTQGLVLKNTVSDAKVINLYLNNQKIATTTGILKDGTYRIYVNGYLYETIHVDNNSSQKTFLVTKGNNVVKMEIAGDAKSGAEFPTSDKGIMFYFNFPSS from the coding sequence GTGTATTGGATTATTCTATTATTTGTCCTGTTCATCGCTTCGGTGAAACCCAGGAGTTCAAAAAAACCAATGACCGTTTCGGTCATATTACCAGCTTATAACGAAGAAAAAACAGTTGACAGCGTTATTAAAACTGTTAAAGCACTTAATTATGTTGACGAGATCATCGTGGTTAACGATGGTTCTCTGGACGCCACTGAACAGGTGGCAAAAGAAGCAGGAGCCATAGTTATAAGCCATACCAAGAATCGAGGAAAAGGTGCTGCTATAAAAACCGGGTTTAAAAACTCTAAAGGAGATATAGTAGCATTTATTGATGCTGATCTCCAGAAATTAGTCCCTAAACAGGTGGACAAAATGATCCAGCCCATCCTCAATGGTGAAGCAGATGTCACCAAGACCAAATTCAAAAGAGAAGCCGGCCGAGTTACAGAGTTAACAGCCAAACCTCTTTTAAGCTTTTTTTTCCCTGAAATCAAGTTTGAACAGCCCCTGAGTGGTCAGTTTGCCGCTAAAAGATCATTCTTGAGTAACATCCAGCTGGAGGATGATTATGGTGTGGATGTGGGAATTGTACTGGACGCCGATGTAATGGGAGCACGGGTTAAAGAGGTGGATATTGGTAACATTAGCCATTCAATGTCTTCCCTGTACGAACTGAACATCGTGGCCACTGAAGTGGTACGTACCATTGTGGATCGAGCCAACAGTTATGGTAGGATAACCATGATCGACACCCTGGGAAGATCCATCAGGATGGCTGTTTTAGGCCTTTCACTGATAACATTAGGATTTTTCTTTGTATTCTTCATCCGAATCCGCCCTTCATACTTGGCATTGTACCTTGGAACAGGCATAATAATAACTGGAATTATAATTGCCGCCTACTATATCATTAAGATCATCAGGGCGTCAATTAAAACTATTTTAAGGCCAGATGGTAAGTCTAGGAATCTTAAATCATTTTTTTACATGCATTCGCCCCTGATAGTCTCCGCACTCATCATGTTTGCGGTGCTCTTTACCATGCTGGGCTCGGTGCACGTGGATGAAGGTAAGATATCCATTGAACCTGCAGCCAGGAATGTTATATTCTGGAAGCAACCCGTGGAAAACCAGACCATTGATATAAGGGGCCCCTATACTGTGGATAGTGCTCTGGAAAATGAATTCACAACCATTAGAATACCACAGGATGCATTAAATACATTGGAACTGGGGTATGGAGACACCATTATCATTGGGGGGCAGAGTTATAGTCTGAATCAGACCATTCCTGGCGAGGATAGTATAATACGGATACCGTATAATGCCCGAACTACATTGGGACTTAACGTAAGGGATGTTATCAGAGATACGGATCTGCGTAATTACTTTAAGGATCTTTACGCCGAGAAAGCAATTCCACTGAACACGTCCAATTTGACTGTTACCCAGGGTCTTGTACTTAAAAACACGGTAAGTGACGCTAAAGTTATCAATCTGTATCTGAACAATCAGAAAATAGCCACAACTACAGGAATACTTAAAGATGGGACCTATAGGATTTATGTGAATGGTTATCTGTATGAAACTATCCACGTGGATAATAACAGTTCCCAAAAAACGTTCTTGGTGACTAAAGGGAATAATGTGGTGAAGATGGAAATTGCCGGAGATGCCAAATCAGGTGCGGAGTTCCCCACTTCCGATAAGGGAATAATGTTCTACTTCAACTTCCCCAGCAGTTGA